A stretch of the Pseudomonas sp. ACM7 genome encodes the following:
- a CDS encoding cupin domain-containing protein, whose amino-acid sequence MKIICSKSFTADRAWGALDIANMNGITTRLHWTDQPYQWHINDGQEVFVVLDGVVQMRYREAGQEKEVVLGVGDIFYADVGTEHVAHPQGAARILVIETEGSV is encoded by the coding sequence ATGAAAATCATCTGCAGCAAATCCTTCACCGCTGACCGTGCCTGGGGCGCTTTGGATATCGCCAACATGAACGGCATCACCACGCGTTTGCACTGGACCGATCAGCCCTATCAATGGCACATCAATGATGGGCAAGAAGTGTTCGTGGTGCTGGATGGCGTCGTGCAGATGCGTTATCGCGAAGCAGGTCAGGAGAAAGAAGTGGTGTTGGGTGTAGGAGATATCTTCTATGCCGACGTCGGCACCGAACACGTTGCCCATCCGCAGGGTGCGGCAAGAATCCTGGTGATCGAAACTGAAGGCAGCGTTTGA
- a CDS encoding TDT family transporter, translating to MTCPNTAPAGFKPFSHLQHPREVIRQFTPNWFAATMGTGVLALALAQLPGENAGLHAIAEALWLFNIVLFVLFTVMYAARWALFFDEARRIFGHSTVSMFFGTIPMGLATIINGFLVFGLPRWGEGVIHVAEVLWWLDVAMSVACGVLIPYLMFTRQEHSIDQMTAVWLLPVVAAEVAAASGGLLAPHLADAHSQLVVLVTSYVLWAFSLPVAFSILTILLLRMALHKLPHENMAASSWLALGPIGTGALGMLLLGADAPAIFAANGLPGIGEIAAGLGLVAGITLWGFGLWWMLIAVLITLRYLRVGIPFNLGWWGFTFPLGVYSLATLKLASTLNLTFFSAFGGVLVVLLAVMWLIVAKRTVQGAWRGELFVSPCIAGLKK from the coding sequence ATGACATGCCCCAACACCGCCCCAGCCGGTTTCAAACCTTTCAGTCATTTGCAGCATCCGCGTGAAGTCATCCGCCAGTTCACGCCGAACTGGTTCGCCGCCACCATGGGCACCGGTGTGCTGGCGTTGGCGCTGGCGCAGCTGCCTGGCGAAAATGCCGGTTTACACGCGATTGCCGAAGCCCTTTGGCTGTTCAATATTGTGCTGTTCGTTTTATTCACGGTTATGTATGCGGCGCGTTGGGCGCTGTTTTTCGATGAGGCGCGGCGGATTTTCGGTCACTCCACGGTTTCGATGTTTTTTGGCACCATCCCCATGGGCCTGGCGACCATCATCAACGGTTTTCTGGTGTTCGGTCTGCCGCGTTGGGGCGAGGGCGTGATTCATGTCGCCGAGGTGCTGTGGTGGCTGGATGTGGCGATGTCTGTGGCGTGCGGTGTGCTGATTCCCTACCTGATGTTCACCCGTCAGGAGCACAGCATCGACCAGATGACCGCCGTCTGGCTGTTGCCGGTGGTGGCGGCAGAAGTGGCGGCCGCCAGCGGTGGTCTGCTGGCGCCGCACCTGGCCGATGCCCATTCGCAACTGGTGGTGCTGGTGACCAGCTACGTGCTCTGGGCCTTTTCCCTACCGGTGGCGTTCAGCATTCTGACCATTCTGTTGCTGCGCATGGCACTACATAAATTGCCCCACGAAAACATGGCCGCCTCCAGCTGGCTAGCGCTCGGCCCGATCGGCACCGGGGCGCTAGGCATGTTGCTGCTGGGCGCGGACGCACCGGCGATCTTCGCTGCCAACGGTCTGCCGGGCATCGGTGAAATCGCCGCAGGGCTGGGGTTGGTGGCCGGAATCACCCTGTGGGGCTTTGGTCTGTGGTGGATGCTGATCGCGGTGCTCATCACCCTGCGTTACCTGCGCGTCGGTATTCCGTTCAATCTCGGCTGGTGGGGTTTCACCTTCCCGCTGGGCGTCTATTCCCTGGCGACGTTGAAACTGGCCAGCACCTTGAACCTGACGTTTTTCAGTGCCTTCGGCGGTGTGCTGGTGGTGTTGCTGGCGGTGATGTGGCTGATCGTCGCCAAACGGACAGTGCAGGGCGCCTGGCGGGGTGAGTTGTTTGTCTCGCCGTGCATTGCAGGATTAAAGAAATAA
- a CDS encoding MFS transporter gives MSHPSQFTLLRTRRFLPFFVTQSLGAFNDNIFKQSLILAILYKLTIEGDRSIWVNLCALLFILPFFLFSALAGQFGEKFAKDALIRLIKLGEIAIMAVGAVGFMFDHLSLMLVALFAMGTHSALFGPVKYSILPQALRDEELVGGNGLVEMGTFLAILAGTIGAGIMMSSSHYAPIVSTAIIGVAVLGYLASRSIPRAAAASPEMRLNWNIFSQSWATLKLGLGQTPAVSRSIVGNSWFWFVGAIYLTQIPAYAKEWMHGDETVVTLILTVFSVGIALGSMLCEKLSGRKVEIGLVPFGSFGLTVFGLLLWWHSGGIPDSVTGHGWIEVLGFGHAWLVLIDILGLGVFGGFYIVPLYALIQSRTPENERARVIAANNILNALFMVVSAIVSIVLLSLVKLSIPQLFLVVSLLNIGVNAYIFSIVPEFSMRFMIWLLSHSMYRVEHRNLQLIPDEGAALLVCNHVSFVDALLIGGAVRRPIRFVMYYKIYNLPVLNFIFRTAGTIPIAGRQEDIQIYEKAFTRIAQYLKDGELVCIFPEGKLTADGEINEFKGGLTRILEETPVPVIPLALQGLWGSFFSRDPQKGVFRRLWSRVTLVAGPAVSVEVAEPARLQGMVGELRGAVR, from the coding sequence ATGAGTCACCCCTCACAGTTCACCTTGCTTCGCACCCGGCGCTTCCTGCCGTTCTTCGTCACGCAGTCGCTCGGGGCGTTCAACGACAACATCTTCAAGCAGTCGCTGATCCTCGCCATTCTCTACAAGTTGACTATCGAGGGTGATCGCTCGATCTGGGTCAACCTGTGTGCGCTGCTGTTCATTCTGCCGTTCTTCCTGTTCTCGGCGCTGGCCGGGCAGTTCGGGGAGAAGTTCGCCAAGGACGCGTTGATTCGTCTGATCAAGCTCGGGGAAATCGCCATCATGGCGGTAGGCGCGGTCGGTTTCATGTTCGATCACCTGTCGCTGATGCTGGTGGCGCTGTTCGCCATGGGCACTCACTCGGCGCTGTTCGGGCCGGTGAAATATTCGATCCTGCCGCAGGCCTTGCGTGACGAAGAGCTGGTGGGTGGCAACGGCCTGGTGGAAATGGGCACCTTCCTGGCGATCCTCGCCGGGACCATCGGCGCCGGGATCATGATGTCGTCCAGTCATTACGCGCCGATCGTCTCCACGGCGATCATCGGTGTTGCGGTGCTCGGCTATCTGGCCAGCCGCAGCATTCCACGGGCCGCAGCCGCCTCCCCGGAAATGCGTCTGAACTGGAACATTTTCAGCCAGTCCTGGGCCACGTTGAAGCTGGGCTTGGGGCAGACGCCAGCGGTGTCACGCTCGATTGTCGGCAACTCGTGGTTCTGGTTTGTCGGGGCGATTTATCTGACGCAGATCCCGGCCTATGCCAAGGAGTGGATGCACGGCGACGAAACCGTGGTGACGCTGATTCTTACCGTGTTTTCGGTGGGTATCGCACTCGGTTCGATGCTTTGCGAGAAACTGTCCGGCCGCAAAGTCGAGATCGGTCTGGTGCCGTTCGGCTCTTTCGGTCTGACCGTGTTTGGTTTGCTGCTGTGGTGGCATTCCGGTGGAATTCCGGACAGCGTTACAGGCCATGGCTGGATCGAAGTCCTGGGTTTTGGCCACGCCTGGCTGGTGTTGATCGACATTCTGGGGCTTGGGGTGTTCGGCGGTTTCTATATCGTGCCGCTGTACGCGCTGATTCAGTCTCGTACCCCCGAGAACGAGCGGGCGCGGGTGATTGCCGCCAACAATATTCTCAATGCGCTGTTCATGGTGGTCTCGGCGATTGTCTCGATCGTCTTGCTGAGCCTGGTCAAACTGTCGATCCCGCAGCTGTTCCTGGTGGTGTCGCTGCTGAACATCGGCGTCAACGCCTACATCTTCAGCATCGTCCCCGAGTTCAGCATGCGTTTCATGATCTGGCTGCTCAGCCATTCCATGTACCGCGTGGAGCATCGCAATCTACAGCTGATTCCCGATGAAGGCGCGGCGTTGCTGGTGTGCAATCACGTGTCCTTCGTCGACGCCTTGCTGATTGGCGGCGCGGTGCGTCGACCGATTCGCTTTGTGATGTATTACAAGATCTACAACTTGCCAGTGCTGAACTTCATCTTCCGCACGGCCGGGACCATTCCGATCGCGGGGCGTCAGGAAGACATTCAGATCTACGAAAAAGCCTTCACGCGCATTGCTCAGTATCTGAAGGACGGCGAGTTGGTGTGCATCTTCCCTGAGGGCAAATTGACCGCCGATGGCGAGATCAACGAGTTCAAGGGCGGGCTGACGCGGATTCTCGAAGAAACGCCGGTGCCGGTGATTCCGTTGGCATTGCAGGGCTTGTGGGGGAGTTTCTTCAGCCGCGATCCGCAAAAGGGCGTGTTTCGCCGGTTGTGGTCACGGGTGACGCTGGTGGCAGGGCCTGCGGTGTCGGTTGAAGTGGCAGAGCCAGCCCGGTTGCAAGGGATGGTGGGGGAGTTGCGCGGCGCTGTGCGCTAA
- a CDS encoding GGDEF domain-containing protein — MKSPSQTNAIDFDSAKLQRLGFGQQPTLIERPVSLSQLRQQLSLQLQTSLEPQRILGLFFREIQRLVPLDALTYEHTSSDLRLEFGLRGHHSISYSLSHEGEDLGELVFRRNQRFSEQEQGNLESLLSALLYPMRNALLYRAATQSALRDPLTDTGNRIAMDQTLQREIEMSLRHLQPLSLLMLDIDYFKRINDNHGHSAGDDVLKAVAASIKNQLRNVDMVFRFGGEEFLILLSNTSREAAALVGERLRFAVQAEEYSADGHAIELTVSLGCSTLLPGESAESLLRRADSALYVAKREGRNRLAMAG, encoded by the coding sequence ATGAAATCACCTTCCCAGACCAACGCAATTGACTTCGATAGCGCCAAATTGCAACGCCTGGGCTTTGGTCAGCAGCCTACCCTCATCGAGAGGCCCGTCAGCCTTTCGCAACTGCGCCAGCAACTGAGCCTGCAGCTGCAAACCAGTCTTGAGCCGCAACGCATTCTCGGGCTCTTCTTCCGTGAGATTCAGCGACTCGTACCGCTTGACGCCTTGACGTACGAGCACACGTCCAGCGACTTGCGCCTGGAATTCGGCCTGCGCGGCCATCATTCGATCAGCTACAGCCTCAGCCATGAAGGCGAGGATCTGGGTGAACTGGTATTCCGCCGCAATCAGCGTTTCAGTGAGCAGGAACAAGGCAACCTCGAGTCACTGCTGTCCGCATTGCTGTATCCGATGCGCAATGCCTTGCTCTACCGCGCTGCCACCCAAAGCGCCTTGCGCGATCCGCTCACGGATACCGGCAACCGCATCGCCATGGATCAGACCCTGCAACGGGAAATCGAGATGTCACTTCGGCATCTGCAACCCTTGTCGCTGCTGATGCTGGACATCGATTACTTCAAACGCATCAACGACAACCACGGACACAGCGCCGGCGATGACGTGCTCAAGGCCGTTGCAGCCTCGATCAAAAACCAGTTGCGCAACGTGGACATGGTCTTCCGCTTTGGTGGCGAAGAGTTCCTGATCCTGCTTTCCAACACGAGCCGTGAGGCAGCAGCCTTGGTTGGCGAACGGCTACGATTTGCAGTGCAGGCAGAGGAATATTCGGCCGACGGCCATGCGATCGAGCTGACGGTCAGCCTTGGCTGCTCGACGCTATTGCCCGGCGAGTCTGCCGAGAGCCTGTTGCGACGAGCCGACAGTGCGTTGTATGTGGCCAAGCGCGAGGGACGTAACCGGTTGGCGATGGCGGGTTAA
- a CDS encoding YciK family oxidoreductase yields the protein MFDYSARPELLKDRVILVTGAGRGIGAAAAKTFAAHGATVLLLGKTEANLTQVYDEIEAAGHPQPAVIPFNLETALPHQYDELAAMIETEFGHLDGLLHNASIIGPRTPIEQLSGENFMRVMHVNVNAMFMLTSTLLPLLKLSQDASVVFTSSSVGRKGRAYWGAYGVSKFATEGLMQTLADEVDTVTPVRSNSINPGATRTSMRAQAYPGENPLNNPTPEEIMPVYLYLMGPDSTGINGQAFNAQ from the coding sequence ATGTTTGATTATTCCGCCCGCCCAGAATTGCTCAAGGACCGGGTCATCCTGGTCACCGGCGCTGGCCGTGGCATCGGCGCTGCCGCCGCAAAAACCTTCGCTGCACATGGCGCCACCGTGCTGCTGCTGGGCAAGACCGAGGCCAACCTGACTCAGGTCTACGACGAAATCGAAGCCGCCGGCCATCCACAACCGGCCGTAATCCCGTTCAACCTGGAAACCGCCCTGCCCCATCAATACGATGAGCTGGCAGCGATGATCGAAACCGAATTCGGCCATCTCGACGGTTTGCTGCACAACGCGTCGATCATTGGCCCGCGTACGCCGATCGAGCAGCTATCCGGCGAAAACTTCATGCGTGTCATGCACGTCAACGTCAACGCCATGTTCATGCTCACCAGCACCCTGTTGCCGCTGCTCAAGCTGTCTCAGGACGCTTCGGTGGTGTTCACCTCCAGCAGCGTCGGCCGCAAGGGTCGTGCGTATTGGGGCGCATACGGCGTGTCCAAGTTCGCCACCGAAGGCTTGATGCAAACCCTGGCCGACGAAGTCGACACCGTGACACCGGTGCGCTCCAACAGCATCAACCCGGGTGCCACCCGCACCAGCATGCGCGCCCAGGCTTACCCGGGTGAAAACCCGCTGAACAACCCGACGCCCGAGGAGATCATGCCGGTCTACCTCTACCTGATGGGTCCGGACAGCACCGGCATCAACGGCCAGGCGTTCAACGCTCAGTAA
- the mupP gene encoding N-acetylmuramic acid 6-phosphate phosphatase MupP → MRIRAVLFDMDGTLLDTAPDFIAICQAMRADRGLPPMNDKHIRDEISGGAKAMVAVTFSMDPESPGFEELRLEFLERYLAGCAVHSKLFDGMGELLADIEKANLIWGVVTNKPLRFAEPIMQQLGLAERSALLICPDHVKNSKPDPEPLILACKMLDLDPASVLFVGDDLRDIESGRDAGTKTAAVTYGYIHPDDNPRHWGADVVVDHPLELRKVLDSALCSC, encoded by the coding sequence ATGCGTATCAGAGCAGTTCTTTTCGACATGGACGGCACCCTGCTCGACACCGCGCCGGACTTCATTGCGATTTGTCAGGCGATGCGCGCCGATCGCGGCTTGCCGCCGATGAACGACAAACACATTCGCGACGAGATCTCCGGCGGCGCCAAGGCGATGGTCGCCGTGACCTTCTCCATGGACCCGGAATCACCGGGTTTCGAGGAATTACGCCTGGAGTTTCTGGAGCGTTACCTCGCCGGTTGCGCGGTTCACAGCAAACTCTTCGACGGCATGGGCGAACTGCTGGCCGACATCGAAAAGGCCAACCTGATCTGGGGCGTGGTCACCAACAAGCCGCTGCGGTTCGCCGAGCCGATCATGCAGCAGCTTGGCCTGGCCGAGCGCTCGGCGCTGTTGATCTGCCCGGACCATGTGAAGAACAGCAAACCGGACCCCGAGCCGTTGATCCTGGCGTGCAAGATGCTCGACCTGGACCCGGCCAGCGTGTTGTTCGTGGGTGATGACTTGCGCGATATCGAATCCGGTCGCGATGCCGGCACCAAGACGGCCGCCGTGACTTATGGCTACATTCATCCGGACGATAACCCGCGGCATTGGGGCGCGGATGTGGTGGTCGATCATCCGCTGGAGCTGCGCAAGGTTTTGGATAGCGCCCTCTGTAGCTGCTGA
- the ubiG gene encoding bifunctional 2-polyprenyl-6-hydroxyphenol methylase/3-demethylubiquinol 3-O-methyltransferase UbiG — protein sequence MSNVDYAEIAKFEALAHRWWDRESEFKPLHDINPLRVNWIDERVNLAGKKVLDVGCGGGILSEAMAQRGATVMGIDMGEAPLAVAQLHQLESGVSVEYRQITAEALAEEMPEQFDVVTCLEMLEHVPDPSSVIRACFRMVKPGGQVFFSTINRNPKAYLFAIVGAEYIMKLLPRGTHDFKKFIRPSELGAWSRMAGLTVKDIIGLTYNPLTKHYKLASDVDVNYMIQTLREE from the coding sequence ATGAGCAACGTCGACTACGCCGAAATCGCCAAATTCGAAGCCCTGGCCCATCGCTGGTGGGACCGCGAAAGCGAGTTCAAACCGCTGCACGACATCAACCCGCTGCGGGTCAACTGGATTGACGAACGGGTCAACCTGGCCGGCAAGAAAGTCCTCGACGTCGGTTGCGGCGGTGGCATTCTCAGCGAAGCCATGGCCCAGCGCGGCGCTACCGTCATGGGCATCGACATGGGCGAAGCGCCGCTGGCGGTCGCGCAACTGCATCAACTGGAATCCGGGGTGAGCGTCGAATACCGGCAGATCACCGCCGAAGCGCTGGCTGAAGAAATGCCTGAGCAGTTCGACGTGGTCACCTGCCTGGAAATGCTCGAGCACGTGCCGGACCCGTCCTCGGTGATCCGCGCCTGCTTCCGCATGGTCAAACCCGGTGGCCAGGTGTTCTTCTCCACCATCAACCGCAACCCGAAGGCGTATCTGTTCGCCATCGTCGGCGCGGAATACATCATGAAGCTGCTGCCGCGCGGCACCCACGATTTCAAGAAATTCATCCGCCCTTCGGAGCTGGGTGCCTGGAGCCGCATGGCCGGCCTGACCGTCAAGGACATCATCGGCCTGACCTACAACCCGCTGACCAAGCACTACAAACTGGCCTCCGACGTGGACGTCAACTACATGATCCAGACCCTGCGCGAGGAGTAA
- a CDS encoding TRZ/ATZ family hydrolase: protein MPNTAAALDLLLLPTWLVPVEPAGVVLKEHALGIRDGRIVFIGPRSAALKLNATEVRELPDMLLCPGLINAHGHAAMTLFRGLADDLPLMTWLEDHIWPAEAKWVDEAFVRDGTDLAIAEQIKGGITCFSDMYFFPKVASERVHNSGIRAQLAIPILDFPIPGASTADEAIRQGVELFNDLKHHERIKVTFGPHAPYTVGDENLEKIRVITEELDASIHMHVHETAYEVQQSLEQRGERPLARLGRLGLLGPRFQAVHMTQISDEDLVLLVESNTNVIHCPESNLKLASGFCPVERLWQAGVNVAVGTDGSASNNDLDLLGETRTAALLAKAVAGSATALDAHRALRMATLNGARALGIESEVGSLEVGKAADIVAFDLSGLAQQPVYDPVSQLIYATGRDCVKHLWVAGKQLLDDRRLTRLDEEQLCATAKAWGQRISGHTES from the coding sequence ATGCCGAACACTGCCGCTGCGCTCGACTTGCTATTGCTGCCGACCTGGCTGGTACCCGTCGAACCCGCTGGCGTTGTCCTCAAAGAGCACGCCCTGGGCATCCGCGACGGACGCATCGTATTCATCGGCCCGCGCTCGGCTGCGCTGAAGCTTAACGCAACCGAAGTCCGCGAATTGCCGGACATGTTGCTCTGCCCCGGTTTGATCAATGCCCACGGGCATGCGGCGATGACGCTGTTCCGTGGCCTGGCCGATGATCTGCCCCTGATGACCTGGCTGGAAGACCACATTTGGCCGGCCGAGGCCAAGTGGGTCGATGAGGCTTTCGTACGTGACGGCACTGACCTGGCGATCGCCGAGCAGATCAAAGGTGGTATCACCTGTTTCTCTGACATGTATTTCTTCCCGAAGGTTGCCAGCGAGCGCGTCCATAACAGCGGTATTCGCGCGCAACTCGCGATTCCGATCCTCGATTTCCCGATCCCGGGCGCCAGCACGGCGGACGAAGCCATTCGTCAGGGCGTCGAACTGTTCAACGATCTCAAGCACCACGAGCGTATCAAAGTCACCTTCGGCCCCCATGCACCCTACACCGTGGGCGACGAGAACCTGGAGAAAATCCGGGTGATCACCGAAGAGCTGGACGCCTCGATCCATATGCACGTACATGAAACAGCTTATGAAGTGCAGCAGTCCCTCGAGCAGCGCGGCGAACGCCCGTTGGCCCGCCTCGGGCGCCTGGGTTTGTTGGGGCCCCGCTTCCAGGCGGTTCATATGACCCAGATCAGCGATGAAGACCTGGTGTTGCTGGTAGAAAGCAACACCAACGTGATTCATTGCCCGGAGTCGAACCTCAAGCTAGCCAGTGGTTTCTGCCCGGTGGAGCGTTTGTGGCAGGCGGGCGTCAATGTGGCGGTCGGCACCGATGGCTCGGCCAGCAACAATGACCTGGACCTGCTCGGCGAAACGCGCACCGCCGCCTTGCTGGCCAAAGCTGTTGCCGGCTCGGCCACTGCGCTGGATGCCCATCGCGCCCTGCGCATGGCCACGCTCAACGGCGCCCGCGCGCTGGGCATTGAATCCGAAGTGGGATCGCTGGAAGTCGGCAAAGCGGCAGACATCGTCGCGTTCGACCTCTCCGGCCTGGCGCAGCAACCGGTCTACGACCCGGTTTCGCAGCTTATTTATGCCACCGGCCGTGACTGCGTGAAACACCTTTGGGTCGCCGGCAAGCAACTGCTCGACGACCGCCGCTTGACCCGCTTGGATGAAGAACAGCTCTGCGCCACGGCCAAGGCCTGGGGCCAGCGCATCAGCGGCCATACCGAATCGTAA